The Dreissena polymorpha isolate Duluth1 chromosome 2, UMN_Dpol_1.0, whole genome shotgun sequence nucleotide sequence AAAAATCATGTTAGATCAACAAAGTGATCATTACATATCAATATCATGATCATTCGTCGTTGTTGTGTCGAAACATGCTTGAAAACTAacataaagagattattatttgttattgattCCAGTTAATTTATAAGTTAATAACAATTGATCGCATTTCTAGAAGCCAGTTTTATGTTTaggtttattaatttaaatatatcttCTTAGCTTAATGCATAACGTGCTTTTTGTATCTCCATGATTATATTTTTTGCGCAATCCATCCTTCACAAAAATGCATCATTCCCATAATATTTTCTTCTTCATACCCGGAGCATTTATGGAACATGTGCTCTTAATACTTTCACTATTCAATACTCAGTTGTTTTCTGCGTTAATATTTTGGTGAGTCACATAAAATTATAGCTTTAATGGATTTAAATGCCTGTTTATTTCCCGCGTGTGCGAGTTTCTTACAAAGGTGCGTTTATTTCCTGAAATATTTCTGCATAAAAAGTAATAAAGATTCAAGTAAATTTGTGCCTATTATCCATTGTGGAACAATTTAGCGTTAGCGCATATTTTCTCCGGCAGTTATTTATACAGGTACAAACCAAATAAGAAACCATGGACACAAATGTATAACTGTAGTCAAGACGTCTGGGGCATCTGTacaataatgaaatatttcaagtGGTAATGTAGTCTTAAATAAATGGTGAACATGCAGTATCAATTAAGAAATACATTTGGTAAatagtatcattattataaatgtaCTCGTACGTCGTTATAATGCTGATAAATAACAGACAGAATGTGTCcttaattttttttctgttttattaacAAGATTCGACACGTATGTTTTCTGAGGTTGGCAAAAAGGGAAGGACAAACAGAACAATAAGACCGAGCAAGCATATCTCTTACATACTCATAGGTTTGGCTCTGTTCGTGGGAAAACAATACCCGCAAGCATTTTACGCGCGCaaaaattgttaatgaaaatttgGTTGACAACACGTTTTCATTAAAGGGGTAAATGATAACAGATGGGAAAGGTCAATCAATAGAGCCTCATTTttacaaaactgggcttaatgcatgtgcggactgcacaggctaatcagcaacgacactttctgcttttattgattattttgttaaaataaagtctcttctaacCGCACATCCAGTTTAcgtggaaagtgtcgcccctgaatagcctttgcggactgcacaggcttatctggggaaatgccttacgcacatgcataaagcccatttttccagaacgaggctcatattaacAACTAATCACTTGATAAACACAAAGGTATATCGTGTGTTTACCACTTCATAAATAAAGCAGACCAGTACAGCGTACTTGAGACGGCTATTGGACATCTTTACGTCACGCAGTAAACAGTTTGCCTTCTTTTGACGAGAAATGGAATCTGGATGTCTATATATCGACCCAATTGTCATCAATTATGAAGCGGCTTTATTAACAGTATCGACTTTGTCTCCAGTATCTTTCATCACACAGATACACATCTTGTAACGTCGTCTCTGAAACAATTGTCGCAGTACATTTATGATTGAAGCATTCGGACACTTGACATGAAACTATATTAGTTTCAATTAATGCAATATAGTTCCGTAAGAAATAGTATGATGTATATAAACTTTTGAACATTCATCGCgataattcattttataaatgtatattttatttatcattaatatttacaGAAAGGCACTGGAATCCAATACATTTACAACAAACTTAAGAAGCCTTAAAGATCTTGTCATTCTGTATATTAATCATGAGAGTGTCCGCGGTGGCGCATCAGGTCTTTGTTGCCcaaatatacatgttatttcaCTCGTATTTAGTGATGTAGGAAAGACTTGATTACGAGCTAACATTTTCACCAATCCACTGTTTTAATGGATCAGAAACAATTGTGTTGTGTTTAGTAATATGGGCCCGACGCAAATGTAACCTTTGACCACCACTTCCGGTCATGGCCCTTGAGGTTCTGCTTTGAAGGTTTGTATCCAGGAAACGGGTGGATAGGTCGATCTGGTTTCCGAGTGCCTTGAGTTCTATACATGTCCGACGGCGGCCTCTCATAGCTATACTCGAGTCCAAACATATACTCTCCCCTGTCGACCGTGATATGCTTTGCTTCAGAGTCACCGTCCGCATGGATGTGACACATGCCTTCATCTTCGGAGTTCGAGAGGGGTGCAGTCTGTTGAGCGCCTTTTGCGGGCACGTCGTCGGCTTTAAACGCGCCACGTTGCCTATACACCGCGTGTCGCGAGCGGTATATGACGTAAACGCAGAGACCGCTACTGACTATTGAGCAGACGACAGCAGCTCCTGCTATGAAGACCAGGTAGGGGACTTGCGGGCGCGGCGTCTCCAAACCAATGTAGCGCCTCGTGGAGTCGATGATAGCAAGAGAAAGCAAAACAcctacaaacaaataaaataaacatacgcGTCCGTTAAGTAGTAATCTGTACGGGGAACCACTTCCAGAAAGGTTTAGTTGCATAGTATCCTACAGGATTCGCTAACACCGCAACAGTAAATGTTATCCAGAAATAAAAGCAGCGTGGGGAAAATATtgtcttttttcaataaaatgcgCTTTTTGTATGATTCCATTTAAGGGATCATATGAGATTTTTAATAAATACGACAATGTATGATTTATTCATCTTCAATAACAAAACTATAACCAGTACATAACATGAAAAATCGCCAAAAAGGAAAGACAGCATAAGTACAAGGACGGCTCAAATTTGACTATATTTATCAAAGAACAAACTGGTAAATTCAATATGCATGGGTAACCATTTCAGTTCAAATGTGTCGTGCAATCTACGATAGTGTCACATACAGATACAAACctgacaaaatatttaaaagcgCTCCAAAACCTCCAATGTAGAGAAATTTTGCACGTGCAGTACCGGTACACGTTTTTCCTTCCTGGATCACCGTCTCCGTGTTGCGATAGGTCTGGAATGCCCGCCACTTAATGATAGCCAACACGAACGCACCTAGCCCTAGGAGCCAGCATGACATCACCTGAATCTGGGACCCGGTCTGGGTGCTGAACGCCGTACCTGGAACGGGAACCAATGTTGATCACATgcaatgataaaatatttaatagaCATAGTGACGTCCATTTCGTAGATGCTATTAACATAACTCCGTGCTAACGAACGGTAATGCACCCGGTTGCAATCAGACTTCTGAAATGTTGGACCATTTGCGCAATCTTGCTAAATGAGCGATTAATGGCAGAGTTCATTACATCCAACTCGTAAGGAATCTTTACCAGACATATAACAGCTAATTGCGCTCGTGATTATTGCGTATAGTGTTAAACAATCTTAAGACATAAATAACCGCTGTGGTAAGAAGCAATAAGCAGCATGTCAGTTATAATTGGTTCACAAAGGTTGAAGAAATATATATGATAAGTATCAATGCCATAAAATTGCAGTTTACACCACGCTGGCTATCCATCTGTCTTCATTAAGACAAAAGAACGCAGGCATCTTACATATTATTTTTACGGTTTTATCTGCGTCTATGAGCAATTGCTACAAGGCGAATCAGTGAGCATGAATCTGTAGACGTCGATGCTTTTaaagaacatacatgtattaactttTATGTAAATTGCTCATATCGAATATTTCACTGATCCGCATTAATGTTTTTAAAGATCTCTgggtattgaaataaaataattgatgttAATTATAGTGAAAAACACGTACTCGTATATAATCCTACCAATCTGATCAGTCCCTAGAGCTTGTTTTAAccaacaaaatgtacaaaaagtgttgtttttctattttataaTGCAATGTGCTGAGTACGTacttgaatataaaataataagatatatcttaaaggggcctttccacgttttggtaaattgacaaaatttataaaaacatgtttcagattcgcaaagtttagTGTActtacgatatttgtgaggaaacatttatactgaacatttgccatgctctaaaatatccattatatacatctttcgaccttttaaaaacctgaaaattataaagcgttgcaacgcgaaacgatttaataatttggaaagttctgttgttgtcgctgtattttgtgatactacgaggattgcttatataaagtataaaatacaccactcattgtatgagcacggatggccgagctGTCTAAACGATATAATTTTACtccggggtcagtggttcgagcccagttgtgttacttttttccttttttaaaattgtattcttgtttttttactggagcttttagatccagtgttaacatttatcactataacgcatttaatgacaaacttcaatacatgtcaaaatctgtgaaaaggcccctttgaaatCAGTTTGCTGTTTCCAGGGTGAAGAATTAACGGTGTTTCCCGAGTTTTACACACGTGCtgaacagaatgtaaacacaccgttaagaactttattgtGTGCAAataactcaagttattgaaatacatttgcaaaaatcatgAGCGCATTAAAGACAGTTTgttttgcagtttgtgccgatatcttaaggtataagaataaatctttgaatacgtctgaaatcgttgacaaaatttcacgttgcgtgaagcataaccgtgtacaatgaatgcagtagataacgaatttttgaacaagaacacaggcttaccAAATAAAGTAATTCCGACGTATTTAagattgccataagcagcataaaaagcTGTGTttcatgcactagttgaaattctgaagaaaaataatgtttaaaagctattggaaataaagcaccacttatcGTGTATAAGTCCATTTAAGTTAAAAGGGGAAACCCAACAGTCACGTGATCATGCACCTTGTTTGTGCAATGtcttatttataaaaatagaGAAAACGTATGAATTTCTTAGTCAATTATCGATGCCACCATAAACGTGGAGAGAATAATTATGTTACGTTCATTATATAACCAGTGGACGGAAAACAATGTTTCGTTCCAAAGGAATATGAGCAGCGTCTTGCGAAGTCGCATGCGTCCAGagtagctctagaccagcctgtgcataatactggtcaggagctatcctgtccgctttaaagtcacgcaaggttccGTATAATAATAATAGCggcagtgtagctcctgaccagactataATAGCGGctgtgtagctcctgaccagactataATAgcgacagtgtagctcctgaccagactataATAGCggcagtgtagctcctgaccagactataATAGCggcagtgtagctcctgaccagactataATAGCggcagtgtagctcctgaccagactataATAGCggcagtgtagctcctgaccagactataATAGCGGCAGtgtagctcctggccagactaTAATAGCggcagtgtagctcctgaccagactataATAGCggcagtgtagctcctgaccagactatgCGATTGCGAAGGCTGGTATGGATCTACGCTGGCTCCATATGTCGTAAAaccgattttcgcatgacggtGCTCACATGATCGTGAATACAAAGAAGCTTACTTAAGTGTGAGATAACAGAAGAATTCGCCTGGTCTTCGAGTTGGCTGTACAATAGTTTCTCGCACGTTTTCGCGGAGGTGCGGTTTTCAACTAAGTTAAACTCACGTTCACACACAATTATGTACCACAGTGCTGCATAAATGTCCACTTCCTTCGATTCAAGTATAACCCATCCAGGAATTATTGAACAAATCGTTTGCAGGACTAGGCTTAAAGCCGCTAAAATAGCGGTCACTAAAATAATCACCAATAATGTCATCGTCTTCCATCCGTAAGAAACTTAATAGCCGGCGATTTATTCCAGAATATTTACGCACGTATTGGCAAATATGGCTagagtaaacaaattattggtTAATTTAAAATGGTTCATAACGTCACACATGTGGTCTAGTTTGGGTACGTTTTTAAGCATCCATTTGAATGTTGTCTCCAACCGCAAACCAAACTAAGACTGTCAATTGTTCCACTTTTCCCATTGATTGAGAATGTTGCACGTCATATTCCTGCGTCGCATTGCCATCCTTTTGGTAGCGAGTGTATCCAGCGACGGGACAATGCGGTTGGGCAAGTTGctatatcaacaacaaaaaacacaagcTGTCAACTGCATCCGTTTAGACGACAATCGATGGTAATCTACGATGCAGTCGACATCCCTCGTGCATTTGCCTTGTCCGGTACGCCTGTGCTTTGCCATACACGAGCTGTCAGCTAATCAGAATTGTATATACACGTGGGATTTTTTTCTCAGACAATGAAGCCGTTCCTCATTCTTGAAAATAAGTGCGCGTGCGCCAACTGGAAAGAGTATAAGCGATTCCGACAAAACGCGCATGCAAGGTTAATAGAAGTCATAACATGTGTGAACATTGGCACACAGCAAAGCGATATATATAATGTGTTGCACGTGAAtacttgaaaaaataaattatgccTCCAGATTATTATATAATGCTTATGGTTTATGGAGAATATTTATTGCCGATAGACCATTGATTGAAACGCTTTGGGTATAAACGAAAACAGGTATTATCAGAGTACAACATGGGTAATAGCAGATTACCTTAAATTATACCACAATACATTCAGATATGATatgtttacccatttatgcctagcgtctagaaaaaaggactttgcaaacagcgtagacctcatcttggtctgcgctgtttgcttaatggaattttaGTAGAAtctaagtaatattctaaatatagaaataaatatactagacatccctaattttggaaataaattgatccaatttagaaggatgggagagtcaactaggcataaatgggttaaccagtGATATGATGAGACATAACGTTTGTATGCTATACAGAGAGTACTACgtcaacatacacacaaagtgCAAATGGTTGGTAATAAAGGTGTTTTTGTGCTAAGTGGGGAGAGGGATATGCAAAAGTCAACGCAGTTTTGTATGGAGCAACCTTCTATATTCGTTTATTTCTTTCTGGTATGTGATATAAACCATTATGTTTTGGTGGATAAATATTCCGATGAGGTTGTATCGTTGTACGATATCTGCACGAACATTCAAATTTGAATATAATTGTATGATCGCTCAAAGCATACGATTCTGACAAAATATTCTTCACGATTTCGGTACGAACAACCGGTCTAAGAAAACTGGTCGCCActacaacagaacagaacaaaacagaaaagACAGTtcattaagacttatacataagtacatcgtttTTAATGCATATCATTATAAATGAAGTAATGTCACTTGTCAGTATACTATAGTAGTTAACTAAATCAATAatactatatgtatatatgttagtatGTTAAATACAATTTCAGAACTAAATttaatgacatttctaaacaaaataataacagaGAACAATAACGATTTCTAACAGGAGAAACATTATCATTTTAAAGGCATTAAGAACAAACTACTACGTTTAATTTACTTTGGTATATAAAATGATAATTCAAATAATATCAGTGACTGAAAAGTGATACATACAATTCTTTCAAGGGAATTACGTCAAGCTATTATTTCAAGTAGTGGTATTTAGAAAAGTATTTCGTACAGATAATGCTTCCTTTACATATTTACACACGTTTAATATTTATGATTAACatgttgatgttaataaacttTTGAACTTAACAACAGATGGATTTTATGCAATAAAACGTTTAATATATTGTTGCCATAGAAAACGGTAAcattaacaaacacaataaaatctGAATTCTCAATGGAGGGGCAGAAGTCCTTAATTTCACAAAGTATAGACGTACACTCTTGGGCAATAAATCTAAGTAGTTTTCATACTCAAgaatagttttaaacattctatacatatctagaaTCTAAATTCTATTCATATCACCAAGCCATTCTAGCTTAAAGGTGTCAATAATTatgcatttaaattcacatacaAAAGCATGCCTACTAGTTATATTCGCAGTTTCAAAACCATAGAAAATCCGTAATCGTTTAACAGTAGTTTAACATTTGCTACCCAATTGTTGCATCCTTTATTACAATCATTCAAAGGtacctttcacagattttgacatgtattgaagttgatcgttaaatgctttatattgaaaaatgtaaacataagatCTCCAGtaaagaaaaacaagaaaaaaattaaataaagaaaaaaagtaagcctcaattgggctctaaccactgacccctggagtgaaAGTCTAACGCATAGACAAACTCAGACgtccgttctcatacaatgagtgatgtattctattcactatataagcaatcctcgtagtatcacaaaatataacgacaacaacagaactctcaaaattattcaatcgtttcaggttgcaataatttacaattttcaggtttttaaatcgtaaaagatGCAtctaatgaatattttagagcatggtaaatgttcagtattactgtttctccacaaatatcataattacaacgaaaatttgcgaatctgaaacaatttgtttaaatgttctaatttaccaaaacatgaaaaggcccctttaaagcatgtGGATAAGGATCTCAATGTACTGCTTCTGAAAACTGTTGCCATACATGCATGACTGCTGGTATTTTGCCATCGCAATGAAAAACAGGTGAATCAAGCACATGTCGTAATTATACATCATCACCAAAATTACAGCAACGGGAAGCCCAACGCAGTCAGCTGTCACATTATATATACCATATTTGCAATGAAACACCATTCATCCCAATGTTGTACATCCAATAAGATACCTCTCATCAACAAGTAATGCTTTTACGTTCTTAAGATTTCGTTGTATTTTTTCCCCAGGTGATCCATCAGGAGTTGACATATCCTTACAGGCAACTTTTCCTGTAGGTATTATTAGAAAAAAAACGTTGTATTTTTAGTCCACCAATAAGATTAGCACTGTTACCTACAGGACAAAGGACTTGAGCAGAATCATGAGAATGGAACAAGTGTCTAATGGCCTGTACAAGACATTTTATGAGGAAAGACTTGCCTAAGCCAGCAGTTCCACTGACCACTACTCGAAAGGGTGTAAAGGGTAAGTTGTTTTTACAGTTAAGCGTTGTCATAATAATACTGAATGGCAATGCACATTTCTGTTTTAAGTTCATAGAAGATAAATCAACATGTTCATATTCAATGTGGTTGTTAATCCAGTTTTCATTCTGTAAACACTCCAAAAATTGTATGCCTAAAAATGTATGCCTACTAGTATGGACTACCATCATCAACATTATACTCGTTGTCTTTTGACAGAAATTCAGTATTTGGTCTtagtgtttcaacctattaagGATGTTCTACTATGCATTCTTCGGGCTCACATTGTTGTTCAGGAACAAACTCATCCGACTGATTTCGTTTTGCTCTTTCAATATCAGCTATGATAACGTTTGGACATGCCTCGGATTCTACAAAGTTCTTCATAACATAAGTCCAAGTAGTGTTTGTTCCTGTTATATCATCTTCTCTTCCTCCAGTCTGGCCAATGCAAAGAAGTATGATCCTTGAGTATTCTTCACTGAATGGCCATACTGCTTTTGTACTGTTACCAGCtaatatcacatatcgttactataaatagtaacaaaatgacgtcgtgAGCGGGCCGTTATTCATATCCGGTGGGCCGATATAAATCATATCAGCCCGCTTAGCCGGGCCGaattttcatatcagaaaagaatgggatcgcgcggctaatactgaacaatatggctttcacattcagtcttagccataaagaagtaaaacatcatctactggttattgttctactcaccgaagttgtgttaaaaccatgtttattttcgtaaaatttaatttgcttccatgacgaagtaaattctggacacatttcttcatcgccatccatattttccatttaaaaggaCTGGATGTAAGCACGCAATTCTTTGACTTTTTGAGGATAGACAtactttgatcgactgacaaaggaaggacgtattcatcaaagaaattacccttttattcaacatcgatttccttcagACAGTTAAAGAACCATTCACTGACGCTAATCTTAAATGTAGACATAAtcaatcaattgttcaacaaaacatcgcgttattcgagtcgacattttatttttaacgaaatcgaaaatgcagtctcaccagttttattccagttttatatcctaactctgttattcacattcataatattatattaatccatcgtAAACGCACACACTTATAGTCCgatgcttaacaaaatatttaactgttaaataaaacactccaacttccaagtccgatttgttgttgtcctaaaatccagagagtctaggtaccgggtagtttcgtcattgaaatgacgtcacatgagatacgtcataaactgcgtaatcaaatgaatgaaaataaaagtatggaAAGCTGTTTCTGTATAAATTTTCGTGAAGGatcaaaatagtatgatatgtgatataaactATAACACACGAaagagctgggccgggcgtctacaATCGACCCTTGCcgaataatggccctcgggccaaaggccctcgggccgttatgtcggcagcgggccgattatagacgcccggcccagctctgccgtgtgttattgtctaattaCATTATCTTTGCCTTTGCTGCATATACATTCATACCATGAGCATTTTCCCTTCTCAAGCTTTCTCAAATATTTGTCAAGAAGTGTACTTCTAGTGCAAGTGTTGCTTGTTTTTTAAGTACCCTGATTCCAGACACGCTAACTAACTGAAACTTGTGACTGCTGTGAAACAAAGGTAAATCTTCAAGTTCATATTATGTTTCCATACTTGAAATTTCTCTTTGTATTGTGTTAATTAGCAACTTGGTGCAGCGTGATTTACCTTCATTGCTAGAGGTGTCATCAGTGGCATTTACTATTACATTAACAGATCTACAACTTCTCCAAATGTTTGATTTCCTTTGCATGCATAACCAAACACATACTTCTCAGTTGCAATTATATCACTTATTGACGGATTATCTGATGAACATTTTGAAAGGATTAAAGATATATCACCATTTGCCCGCCATGACTGAGTATGATACTGGGAATGCTGATCCAGAAATGGATGATCACTCTTCATTTCAAGTCTAAGAGAGCCATTTTTATCCTTAACAACTGCTGGGCTATCACAAATAGCTTTACCCGGCTTGTTTTCTGAACCAAACCCCATTCTACAGACTTTGTGTTTTATCCCCTTTTTGAAACGAGGCAGTATGAGAAAAATGGTTCAAATTAATTTTGTTGGTAAGGAGTAAATGGTCTTCTAATATAGAACATTCACTTTTAAAAATGCCATTGAATAATTTTAAAAGGGGATTTTTTACTTCATGTGTTGTTGGTGCATTTCCTTCGAGTGGAGGCAGCATACCCTTGTTTGGATGGCCAGAGGCATCAGAATCT carries:
- the LOC127866482 gene encoding uncharacterized protein LOC127866482 isoform X1, whose translation is MTLLVIILVTAILAALSLVLQTICSIIPGWVILESKEVDIYAALWYIIVCEREFNLVENRTSAKTCEKLLYSQLEDQANSSVISHLSTAFSTQTGSQIQVMSCWLLGLGAFVLAIIKWRAFQTYRNTETVIQEGKTCTGTARAKFLYIGGFGALLNILSGVLLSLAIIDSTRRYIGLETPRPQVPYLVFIAGAAVVCSIVSSGLCVYVIYRSRHAVYRQRGAFKADDVPAKGAQQTAPLSNSEDEGMCHIHADGDSEAKHITVDRGEYMFGLEYSYERPPSDMYRTQGTRKPDRPIHPFPGYKPSKQNLKGHDRKWWSKRRRYKMCICVMKDTGDKVDTVNKAAS
- the LOC127866482 gene encoding uncharacterized protein LOC127866482 isoform X2 — its product is MSCWLLGLGAFVLAIIKWRAFQTYRNTETVIQEGKTCTGTARAKFLYIGGFGALLNILSGVLLSLAIIDSTRRYIGLETPRPQVPYLVFIAGAAVVCSIVSSGLCVYVIYRSRHAVYRQRGAFKADDVPAKGAQQTAPLSNSEDEGMCHIHADGDSEAKHITVDRGEYMFGLEYSYERPPSDMYRTQGTRKPDRPIHPFPGYKPSKQNLKGHDRKWWSKRRRYKMCICVMKDTGDKVDTVNKAAS